Within the Bremerella sp. JC817 genome, the region GATGGCTAAAGTATCTCCGAAGGACGTGCTGCTCGATCCAATCGTGCACAACAACCCGATCGCCTTGCAGGTGTTGGGTATCTGTTCGGCGTTGGCCGTTACCTCGAAGCTGGAAACAGCATTGACGATGGCCATGGCCGTGACGGCCGTGACGGGTTTCTCGAACCTGGGTGTGAGCCTGGTTCGTAAGTTCATCCCGAGCAGCATTCGTATTATCGTTCAAATGACGATCATCGCCTCGCTGGTGATCGTGGTGGATCAGCTCCTGAAGGCTTATGCCTTCGACATCAGCAAGCAGTTGTCGGTGTTCGTCGGTCTGATTATCACCAACTGTATTGTGATGGGCCGTGCTGAAGCATTCGCGATGAAGCACGAACCAGGGATCAGCTTCCTCGACGGTATCGGCAACGGTCTGGGTTACTCGATGATCTTGCTAGTTGTCGGTTTCTTCCGCGAGTTGTTCGGCAGTGGAACCTTGTTCGGGTTCACCGTCTTCTCGCTGACCAAGAATGGCGGCTGGTATGAACCGAACGGTCTGATGCTGCTCCCACC harbors:
- a CDS encoding NADH:ubiquinone reductase (Na(+)-transporting) subunit D, producing the protein MAKVSPKDVLLDPIVHNNPIALQVLGICSALAVTSKLETALTMAMAVTAVTGFSNLGVSLVRKFIPSSIRIIVQMTIIASLVIVVDQLLKAYAFDISKQLSVFVGLIITNCIVMGRAEAFAMKHEPGISFLDGIGNGLGYSMILLVVGFFRELFGSGTLFGFTVFSLTKNGGWYEPNGLMLLPPSAFFLIGFIIWVIRTFRPEQVESEG